AATGGTCGTTGCCAGGGGCGCAAAATTGAACCAAATGACAAAGGTCAAAAAGAAGGCGAACCAGGTGAGGTGCAAGATGCGGTAGCGACCGCTAAACGAAAGTAACTTTGCCACCATGGGAAAATCCCTTGCTTCGCCAATAGCTTCTCCGCAAGAATTTAGCGGCTTTGGAGATAATTTGCGGTCAAATTAGTTACGCCCAAAATGCTTTTTGGGATGACAGCGTACTCGACTAGTTTCAGTTAACTAGTTGCTAGCTTGCCCGACTGTCTACCTCGGCCGATCGCTTGGGACGGGCCCCAAAGTCGTTGACCAGCAGATCCCGCAAGGTCTCTTTGAGGTCATCGCAGGGAATGCCTTTTTGGACGCGGCTTCCCAGTTGGGCGTCTTTGCCCACTTGGCCGCCCATGTAGAGATCGACCCCTTCCACGACTTCGCCGTCTTTGCGCGTTTTGGTGCCTAGCAAGCCAATGTCAGCCACTTGCGGCTGGCCGCAGGAGTTGGGGCAGCCCGTCCAGTGGATGCGCACCTTGCGCGGCATCTCTAGCTCCTGCTCCAGGTCGCAGATCGTGGCGAGCGCGCGTTGTTTAGTCTCGATTAGGGCAAAGTTGCAAAACTGGGAACCGGTGCAGGAGACCAGCAATCGCTCCAGCGGCGCCGGATCGATGGACAAGCGCTCCAGCAGTGGCTCGGATAGCAACGACTGCAACCGGGAGTCGGGCACGTTGGGCAGGATTGCGTTCTGCTCGACGGTAAAGCGGATCTCGCCGCTGCCGTACACCTCAGCCAGGCGCGCCAACTCGAACAGGTCTTGGGCGTCGAGCCGCCCGACGGGCACGTGCAAGCCCACAAAATTAAGGCCCGGTTGCTTTTGTCGGTGGATGCCGATCCAGTCGTGCTTGTCCCAATCGATTTCGTCGTCCTCGGCAGCAGTTGCGAGCGAGCGACCGAGCTGCGACTCCACAACATCGCGGAACTGCTCGATACCCCACGCCTCGATCAGCCACATCAGCCGCGACTTTTGTCGGTTGCCGCGCAATCCCCAGTCGCGATAAACAGTCAAAATGGCGCGGCAGAGCTCGATGACCGTCTCATTGGGCGGCACCCAGGCATTGAGCGGAATGGCGGCTTCCACGCGCTTGCCGGAGAAAAAGCCGCCGACTAGGACGTTAAAGCCCAGCACCCCGTCCTTGTACGCCGGGATGAAGGCGATGTCGTTGATCTCAGCGTGGACGGCGTTGTCGCGCCCGCCTTCGATGGCGATGTTGAACTTGCGCGGCAGGTTGGTGAACTCGGGATTGCCCCGGCCATTGTCCGTAATCATGTCCTGGACCTGCCGCACCAGCCCGCGCGTATCGATGAGCTCGCTGGCATCAATGCCGGCAATGGGCGAGCCTGTGATGTTGCGGACGTTGTCCATACCGGACTGGACCGAGGTCAAGCCCGCCTGCTCGAAGCGCTCGAAAATTTGGGGGATGTCCTCCAGCCGGACGCCGCGCAACTGGATGTTTTGGCGCGTGGTAATATCGGCGCTGCCGTCCTCGCCATAGCCTTCAACAATGTCGGCCAGCACGCGCAGCTGTCCGCTGCTTAGCACCCCGTTGGGGGTGCGCATGCGCAGCATGAACTTGCCCGGCGTAATGGGCCGGTAGAAAATCCCCAGCCACTTGAGGCGCTGCTCCAAATCGGTTTTGTCCACCGATTCCCAACCAATGCGCGCAAAGTGCTCCAGCTCGTCTTTAACGGCAAGGCCGTCTTTTTCGGCCTTGAACTTTTCAAACTTGTTTTTGCTCGTTGCGGACTGCGCTGTAGCGGTCATGGCTCGCTCCCAGTGGCCCGATTGCGTTCGCCAGACTAAGTATCGTTACGCATTCCACTTTAGTCAGGGCGAAAGGCCTAAAACGTGTAATCCGATACCACTGGAGTAGTCCCTACGCAGTAAGCGCATCGATCCAATGCTTGTTTTGCATTAGCGCTAGCAGCGGATGCCGCCGGTGCCCCCAAGGTGATCGCTGCAGTCAAATCGGTTACGGCACGGCCATTGCCAGCGGCGGGGCGTTACCGTCATGCCCGAGCGATTGGAGCTGCTCGGCCATGCCCGCCGGCTCGACTGGCAGCGACCGCACCGCCTCCCGGCGCCCGCTAGCGCGCGAGGTTTTGGCACTGGCTGCCCCGGCGATCGGGTAGTCGGTGTTGCAGACGCTAGTGGTGCTGGCCGATCGCATCATGCTGGGCCACTACAGCACGGACGCCCTAACTGCCATGCAGATCAATGGGGCAGTGCTGTGGTCGGTCACCAGCACCATGACTGCCTTTTCGGTGGGGGCCGTCGCGCTGGTGGGGCGCCAGATGGGCAGCGGCGATCGCGCCCGGGCAGCCGCCGCCACGCGCGCAGCCCTGCTGCTAGCGCTGGGCGTCGGCGCGGTGGTTGCCCTAGCGGGTCTAGGCGGCCTTGAGGGCATCTTGGCGTTGTTTCCGGCGGCTGGGGCTGAGGTGCAAGCCGCAGCTCGCGCTTACCTGAGCTTGGTGTTCGTTGCCCTGCCGCTGCGGCTCGTGGCATTTGCAGCAGCTGCCGTCTTGCAAGCGGCGGGCAACACGCGTACGCCCTTCCTGGTAGCGATCGCGGCCAACGGCCTCAACGTGGCCGTCAACTACAGCCTAATCTTCGGCCACTGGGGCGCGCCCGAGCTGGGCATCCGGGGGGCTGCCTGGGGCAGCGTGGCTGCCATGGCGGTCAACGCCAGCGTGCTGCTGGCGCTGCCGGCACGCCCGAGCGGTCGGCCCACCCTGCGGGGCAGCGGCGGTGAGGGCGAGGCCCTGCGGCGCATGCTGCGCGTGGCGGCGCCGACGTTTGGCGAGCGCTTGGTGCAGCACGCGGGCTTTTTGGGCTTTTTCGGCCTGATTGGAGCGCTCGGGGGAACGGCGATGGCAGCCAATCAGGCCTTATACCAATTTGAGCAGCAGATGCACGCTGACCAAAGTTCATAACTCCTATATTGAAGGAGTTTTGGAGATCGCAATCTAGTGCACAAGCCACGAGAATTTTGGCTTGCTGAGCGCCTATGCGTGCGCGTTCGTGCTGTTTCCAGCAGCGTTGCTGGGCCTGTTTTCCAATGACCCGGCCATCGTGCGGACCGGCATCCCCTGCTTTTACGTTGCGGCTGCGGCCCAGCCGTTCATGGCAGCGAGCATTGTACTGGGGCAGGCGCTGCGCGGAGCTGGCGATACGCGCACGGCGTTTTACGTCTCGCTGGGCGGGTGGCTGATGGTACGCCTGAGTGCGACTTACTTGTTCGCGTTTGGCCTGGATTGGGGATTAGTGGGCGTTTGGATCGGCTCAAGCTTCGATTGGGGGGTGCGCTGTCTGGCGCTAAGCGTCGCCTTTTTCCGGGGTGGCTGGCGGCAGGTGGCGGTCTAAAAGCTCACTTTGCCCTGCAGCCAGTTAGTGATGAGCTGGGGCGCATTCTTTTTGAACCAGCGCATGGCCACCAGCCGGAACACGGGCTTGGAACGCTTGGCGATGGCCTTGGTCAGCCCGTTGAGCGAGCGGGAGCGGATCCACTTGTTGCGCAGGTTGGCCGAGCCCACATCGTAGAGGCAGTCGAGGATGATTTTGACTGTTGCCTCTTCTCGCTCAACCAAGTGCTCGAGTAGCAGCAGAACGTCCTGCATGCGCTCTTCTTTCATCCGCTCTTCTTCCAGACTCTCCTGCAGCTGGACCCACTTTTGCGCTGGTGTCAGATTCGCCATGCCGTTCGTCCTAAAACATGTTGAGCTCGGGCAGTCCCACCGATTCTTACAGACTGCCTGTGCTTCGCGGCAGGGGGCCTTGCAAGCGCGCCGACCGCTTGCCCTAAGGTCGCGGCCGACCCCTAGGCTGTAACGGGGCTCGATCGAACCCCCCAAGGTTGCCGGCGGAGGCCACTGCCAGGCTTCCGCTCGATTGCTACTGCATCACGGACCGCTAGGGCCAGCCTTACGGTCGGCAACGACGATCAGATCCGCGATCGGGCGGGCAAAGTTGGATGGGGCCATTGCCTGCAAGTACTGGCTGGCTCGCCGGGAGCAATACAGCTTGCCGCCAGCTGCCGAAAAGTCTTTACCCGGTTCGAAACCGGCTGTTGCCAGGAGCTTGGCGCTCCAGGCTTTGAGTTGTTCCTGGCGATCCATAGCCAGCAAGGATGAGCGCAGCCTCACCTTTCACTATAGAGCCGCGGCTGCAATCGCGCTAGTCAGGCGGCTACAGCCTAGCTGTCGAGCTTCTTCTCAATTGCAAAAACGAATCCGACGCTGACCGCTCAGGCAAATAGGAAAGCGCTGCCAGCTGCTTTTTTTATAACCCCTTTTATAACCCCAACTCACTACCCTGGTTTGGGGGGAAACGCTTGCTAAATCTAGTTAACCAGACTGAGTGGTTGCTCTCTGAGTGGCGTGGGCTGGGGTAGGGAGCGCGCAACAGTTGACGTTATCGAGGCAAACTTTGCCCCACTCTAAGGCCCAGCGTACGAGCGAAACGCGATTTTCGGTGCCGGTTTTGGTCAAGATATTGCTGATGTGGTTGTCAACCGTTCGCTTGCTTATGGCGAGTTCCCGGGCAATATCCTGGTTGGTCAACCCTGCAGCGACGCGTTCGATGATTTGGAGCTCCCGTTCTGAGAGCTCAATGGGATTGGAGCAGTCGCCGCCAGTCATGGGGGTCTCGGGGTGCCGTTGGTTTTGCTAGCCTTTTGTACTCATTTTAGAAGATTTGAGGACGCGTGCCACTCGCCCCAGATGGGAAAATGGCGGTCGAGTGGCATTGGGCTCAATAGGGAGGTCGCTCGTGAGCGAGCCGCAGGTTCTGTGTCTGGGCGAAGTTCTGTTCGACTGCATTGCGGATCGGCCCGGGCGCTCACTGGAGGCTGTGGAGGCCTGGACGGCCTATCCGGGCGGTGCGCCCGCCAATGTGGCCTGCGCGCTGGTCAAGCTGGGCGTTCCGGCCGGCTTGATTGGCTGCCTGGGCCAGGATGAGGCGGGTGAGGCTCTGCTGCAGCACTTGCAGTCGGTGGGGGTGGATTGTAGCGGCGTGCAGCGCCATGCGAGCGCGCCCACGCGCCGCGTCTACGTCCTGCGCACCGAAGCGGGCGATCGCGAGTTCGCTGGCTTTGGCAGCGGCGAGGCAACGGTGGAAGCCCTGCGCGCGCCTGAGGCCTTTGCCGATGCGTACTTGCAGGCGTCGCAACTGCCGGCAGCGCGCTTAGCCCGGGCCGATTTTTTGGTGCTGGGTACGCTCGAGCTAGCCTACGCGGACAGCGGTGCGGCCGTTCGCCGCGCCCTGGCGCTGGCCCAACAGCGCAGGGTCAAGGTCTTGCTGGATATCAACTGGCGCCCCATCTTCTGGCCCCAGCCCGAGCGGGCCCAAGCGACGATCGCGCCCATCCTCGAGGCGGCCGATTGGCTCAAATGCTCCGCTGAGGAAGCCCAGTGGCTGTTCGGCACAGTCGATCCCAACGCGATCGCGCGCCAGCTCGAGCGCCCTGAAGGGGTATTTGTCACCGATGGGGGCGGCGCCACTCGCTACAATCTCAATGGCCATAGCGGTACTGTTGCGGCCTTTGAGGTCCCGGTTGAGGACACTACTGGTGCCGGCGATGGCTTCGTTGCGGGCCTGCTCTCCCAGTTTTGCCAGCGCAGCGCTGCCGATCGGCGCGATCCGGCCTTTGCCCGCGAAGCCGTTGTCTATGCCTCGGCCGTGGGCGGCCTAACGGCGACGCGCGCCGGCGCAATGGCCGCGCAACCCAGCGCCGCCGAAGTCGCTGCCTTGCTCCAGCGCTCGCCCGCGCCCTAAGCCACCGGTTCAGGTTGCCGAGTCGGCTGCCATGCCCGCTTTTGCCCGCAAGCGATGGGGCCAACACTGGTTGCGCGATCCGCGCGCGCTGGAGCAGATCGCCGCCGCAGCCGAGCTGTCGGGGCGCGATACTGTTTTGGAAATTGGGCCCGGTACGGGGGCCCTAACGCAGTACCTGCTGGCGCGGGCCGGGTTCGTCGTGGCCGTGGAGATCGATCGCGAGCGCTGCCAGCAGCTCGCCCGCACCCTGAGCGCGTGGCGCAACTGGGTGCTGCTACCGGGCGACATTCGCACCCTGGACCTGCCCGCCGAGCTGGCCGAGCGCGGCTTGGCGCGCCCCAACAAAGTCGCGGCCAACATTCCCTACAACATTACCAGCCCCATCTTGCAGGCGTTGCTGGGGCGCATCGCGCAGCCAGCTGCCGCCTACGAGACTGTGGTGTTGCTGGTCCAGCAAGCGATCGCCGAGCGCTTGTGCGCTCGGCCCGGCTCCCGCACCTACGGCGCCCTCTCGGTGCGGATTCAGTACCTGGCTGAGTGCGAGTCCATCGGGCGCGTGCCGGCGCGGGCGTTCTCGCCAGCGCCCCAGGTGGACTCGGCCATCGTTCGCCTGCGGCCGCGTCCGTTTGAGCCCCAACCGCGCGACCCGGCCCGTTTGGAGCAGGCGATCACCTTGGGCTTTGCCAACCGGCGCAAAATGCTGCGCAACAATCTCAAGCCCCTGACTGCCACCCAAGCCCCGGCGCGCGTGCTGGCCCGCTCGGGCATCGATCCCCAAGCCCGCGCCGAAGCCCTGAGCGTGCGAGACTGGATCGCGCTCAGTGATCGCTTGGACGCGCTGGCTGCCAACCGTGCTGCCTCGAGCTAACGCATGCGTTCCTACTCGCTACTGGCCCCGGCTAAAATCAACTTGCACCTGGAGATCCTCGGTGATCGCGCCGATGGCTACCACGAGCTAGTGATGGTGCTGCAGTCGCTGGATCTCGCCGACCGCATCGAGCTGAGCCCCAACCGTACCGATGCCATCCGCGTCAGCGGCAACGCCGAGCGGCTCCCGCCCGAGCGGGACAACCTGGCTTACCAGGCTGCCCAGTTGATGGCGCAACAGTTCCCGCAAGCCTACGCGCAGCACGGGGGTGTCACTATTACCATCGACAAGCGCATTCCCATTGCAGCCGGCATGGCCGGCGGCTCGAGCGATGCAGCGGCGGTTTTGGTCGGGCTGGATCTGATGTGGCAGCTGGGCCTAACGCAGCCGGAGCTGCAAAACCTGGCCGCTCAGTTGGGCTCGGATTTGCCGTTTTGCGTGGCGGGCGGGACCGCGCTCGCCACGGGCCGAGGCGAGCAACTGGAGGCGCTGGCGGGCCCGCACCGACTGGCTGTGGTGATTGCCAAGCATCGCAACCTGAGCGTCTCGACGGCCTGGGCCTACTGTCGCTATCGCGAGCGCTTCGGCAATGAGTACTGCCGCAATCCCCAAGACGCCCGCGCTCGAGCTCAGCGCGTTCACTCGGGGGCGCTGGTTAGCGCCATCGCCCAGCAGGATGGCGCCCAGATCGGGCAGCGCTTGCACAACGACTTCGAGCGGATCGTGCTAGACGAGTTCCCCCAAGTTGCCCAGCTGCGGGACGCCTTCGAGCGCCAGGCAACCTTGGGCTCGCTCATCTCGGGCAGCGGTCCGGCCGTCTTTGCCCTGTGCGAATCGCTCGAGGAGGCTGCCCGCGTTCGCCAAGCCGTCGCTGACGAACTGGCCGATCCCGAGCTCGAGTTCTGGACGAGCCAGCTCTCGAGCGCGGGCATTCAGCTGGCCGACCCGGCCGCCCGCTCGCGCTAGCCATGGCCGATCCCGAACCGCAATCGCCGCCCGATCGCGAGCTGCCTGCTCCGGGACGCTGCCTGCTCGGTGCCGCCGTTGCCGGCGGGTTTGCCGTGCCGCTCTACCTACTGACCCGCGCCATCGTGGGGCACTTTGCCAACAACCCGCTCGATGCCACCGGCGTCGCTGCCACCAGCATTGGGGCCGTGGTTCGTGCCCTGCTCATTGGCGGTAGCGTGCTGCTGACGGGGGTGTTTGCCATCGTTGCGGTGGGCTTGGTGGCCCTGGCGGTCCAATCGGCAGTGCAGCGCTGGCGTGCCCGCTCCCAGTGATGGCGCGCTGCTAGCGCTCAAAGGCCTAGATCGACAGCGACGCGGTGGGCGCAGGCAACCCCCGAGAACGCGACGGCGTTCAGCCCCTGACCGGGAAACGTGCTATCGCCGACGCAGTAAAGCCCCGGCACCGCCGTCCGGTTGAACGGCATGGGCAGCAGGCCGGGCAGCTTGCGCTGCGGCACCGGCCCGTAGGTGCCCTCATCGCGGTTCAAAAAGCGCTGGTGGGTGCGCGGCGTCCCCACCTCTTGGTGCTCGATGCTAGTTTCTAGCCCCGGAAACAGCTGCTCCAGGCGCGCGATCGCCCGCTGAGCTGCTGCCGCTTTCTGTGCCCGATAGGCCGAGCGCGATTGCTGCGGCCAATCGGCCATCCAGCTGGGGGTAAAGGCGTGCACGATGTGGCGGCCTGGCGGGGCCAAGCTGGAATCGAGCAGCGTGGGGATGGAGACAAACAGCGTCCCTTCGGGGGCTTCCATCTGCTGCCAGTCCTCGAGCAGGATGTGATGGCAGTCAGTCTCGGGCGGGATGCACTCGGCCCGCACGCCCAAGTGCAAGTTAATAAAGCTAGGCGATTTGCGGTAGCGCTGCCGCCATCGCCGCTCGGCGCGCGGCATGCCCTCGGCGGGCAGCAGCTTCTCGAAGGTATCCCAGCGCGTAGCGTTGGAGATGACGCGCCGAGCACGGAATTCCTCGCCGGTGCTCAGGCGGACGCCCGCGGCCTGATCGCCTTGGGTGAGAATGGCGCGAACGCGCGATTTGTAGCGGATCTCGCCGCCGGCTCGCTCC
This genomic stretch from Cyanobacteria bacterium QS_8_64_29 harbors:
- a CDS encoding carbohydrate kinase gives rise to the protein MSEPQVLCLGEVLFDCIADRPGRSLEAVEAWTAYPGGAPANVACALVKLGVPAGLIGCLGQDEAGEALLQHLQSVGVDCSGVQRHASAPTRRVYVLRTEAGDREFAGFGSGEATVEALRAPEAFADAYLQASQLPAARLARADFLVLGTLELAYADSGAAVRRALALAQQRRVKVLLDINWRPIFWPQPERAQATIAPILEAADWLKCSAEEAQWLFGTVDPNAIARQLERPEGVFVTDGGGATRYNLNGHSGTVAAFEVPVEDTTGAGDGFVAGLLSQFCQRSAADRRDPAFAREAVVYASAVGGLTATRAGAMAAQPSAAEVAALLQRSPAP
- a CDS encoding 4-(cytidine 5'-diphospho)-2-C-methyl-D-erythritol kinase, translating into MRSYSLLAPAKINLHLEILGDRADGYHELVMVLQSLDLADRIELSPNRTDAIRVSGNAERLPPERDNLAYQAAQLMAQQFPQAYAQHGGVTITIDKRIPIAAGMAGGSSDAAAVLVGLDLMWQLGLTQPELQNLAAQLGSDLPFCVAGGTALATGRGEQLEALAGPHRLAVVIAKHRNLSVSTAWAYCRYRERFGNEYCRNPQDARARAQRVHSGALVSAIAQQDGAQIGQRLHNDFERIVLDEFPQVAQLRDAFERQATLGSLISGSGPAVFALCESLEEAARVRQAVADELADPELEFWTSQLSSAGIQLADPAARSR
- a CDS encoding 16S rRNA (adenine(1518)-N(6)/adenine(1519)-N(6))-dimethyltransferase, producing MPAFARKRWGQHWLRDPRALEQIAAAAELSGRDTVLEIGPGTGALTQYLLARAGFVVAVEIDRERCQQLARTLSAWRNWVLLPGDIRTLDLPAELAERGLARPNKVAANIPYNITSPILQALLGRIAQPAAAYETVVLLVQQAIAERLCARPGSRTYGALSVRIQYLAECESIGRVPARAFSPAPQVDSAIVRLRPRPFEPQPRDPARLEQAITLGFANRRKMLRNNLKPLTATQAPARVLARSGIDPQARAEALSVRDWIALSDRLDALAANRAASS
- a CDS encoding helix-turn-helix transcriptional regulator, with translation MTGGDCSNPIELSERELQIIERVAAGLTNQDIARELAISKRTVDNHISNILTKTGTENRVSLVRWALEWGKVCLDNVNCCALPTPAHATQRATTQSG
- a CDS encoding DUF3082 domain-containing protein, which encodes MADPEPQSPPDRELPAPGRCLLGAAVAGGFAVPLYLLTRAIVGHFANNPLDATGVAATSIGAVVRALLIGGSVLLTGVFAIVAVGLVALAVQSAVQRWRARSQ
- a CDS encoding ferredoxin--nitrite reductase; the encoded protein is MTATAQSATSKNKFEKFKAEKDGLAVKDELEHFARIGWESVDKTDLEQRLKWLGIFYRPITPGKFMLRMRTPNGVLSSGQLRVLADIVEGYGEDGSADITTRQNIQLRGVRLEDIPQIFERFEQAGLTSVQSGMDNVRNITGSPIAGIDASELIDTRGLVRQVQDMITDNGRGNPEFTNLPRKFNIAIEGGRDNAVHAEINDIAFIPAYKDGVLGFNVLVGGFFSGKRVEAAIPLNAWVPPNETVIELCRAILTVYRDWGLRGNRQKSRLMWLIEAWGIEQFRDVVESQLGRSLATAAEDDEIDWDKHDWIGIHRQKQPGLNFVGLHVPVGRLDAQDLFELARLAEVYGSGEIRFTVEQNAILPNVPDSRLQSLLSEPLLERLSIDPAPLERLLVSCTGSQFCNFALIETKQRALATICDLEQELEMPRKVRIHWTGCPNSCGQPQVADIGLLGTKTRKDGEVVEGVDLYMGGQVGKDAQLGSRVQKGIPCDDLKETLRDLLVNDFGARPKRSAEVDSRAS
- the crtH gene encoding carotene isomerase: MPSSPCYDAIVIGAGIGGLVAATQLAARGARILVLESYVIPGGSAGYFERDGYRFDVGASMIFGFGQQGTTNLLTRALAAVDVSLSTIPDPVQIHYHLPQGLDLRVHRDYEQFLQALIAHFPHEASGIRRFYNECWGIFNALNRMELRSLEEPRYLARSFAHHPLACLRLARYLPTNVGDLAHRHISDLQLLRFIDMECYCWSVAPAARTPAINAGMVLCDRHYGGINYPQGGVGQIALALARGLERAGGEIRYKSRVRAILTQGDQAAGVRLSTGEEFRARRVISNATRWDTFEKLLPAEGMPRAERRWRQRYRKSPSFINLHLGVRAECIPPETDCHHILLEDWQQMEAPEGTLFVSIPTLLDSSLAPPGRHIVHAFTPSWMADWPQQSRSAYRAQKAAAAQRAIARLEQLFPGLETSIEHQEVGTPRTHQRFLNRDEGTYGPVPQRKLPGLLPMPFNRTAVPGLYCVGDSTFPGQGLNAVAFSGVACAHRVAVDLGL